The following are from one region of the Thermovirga sp. genome:
- a CDS encoding ABC transporter ATP-binding protein: QNATQALEISDRGYILEAGLFVKSGPGPDLARDPEIRRSYLGGSRE, encoded by the coding sequence AACAGAACGCGACCCAGGCCCTCGAGATAAGCGACAGGGGGTATATCCTCGAGGCGGGCCTTTTCGTCAAAAGCGGCCCCGGTCCTGACCTTGCCAGGGACCCCGAAATACGCAGGTCTTACCTCGGGGGTAGCCGCGAATAG
- a CDS encoding HD domain-containing protein, with product MITPGVVETIFSAASMTRWNDHARPGQFTELAKQAHKMIIAWVIARCEEDQGRPLDWVRLIEGGLFEFLQRMVLTDIKPPVFHRMMERHGQKLNRLVLERLAGPFEPLGGGFWGRFRSYLEERPFSGREKVILRAAHFLATDWEFRMIYRFNRDLWGIEETRREIESRVEEHIDLAGVREIMIRRGMTDKGLFAFIDLCGQLRFQVRWAQLPRVPATSVLEHLLVVASLSYFASLERGSSPRRLRNAFYGGLFHDLPEVLTRDIISPVKRSVEGIEELIKEYEKESMETRLLPLLPEGWRREIRYLTEEEFSNKVRDPSDGGVHIGLGSSEMDFLYDTDEWDPFDGSLIEACDKLAAMVEAAVSIRNGVRPPTLEKARKEIFETYKDRVIGGVDLGSLFKAFLE from the coding sequence ATGATCACGCCGGGCGTGGTGGAGACTATTTTCTCCGCGGCGTCGATGACGAGATGGAACGATCATGCGAGGCCGGGGCAGTTCACCGAGTTGGCCAAGCAGGCCCACAAGATGATCATCGCCTGGGTCATCGCTCGCTGCGAGGAGGACCAGGGGAGACCTTTGGACTGGGTCCGCCTGATCGAGGGAGGGCTCTTCGAATTCCTCCAGAGGATGGTCCTCACCGATATCAAGCCCCCCGTATTTCACAGGATGATGGAAAGGCACGGGCAGAAGCTCAACAGGCTCGTTCTGGAGCGACTGGCCGGCCCCTTCGAACCCCTGGGGGGTGGCTTCTGGGGCCGTTTCAGGAGCTACCTCGAAGAGCGCCCTTTCTCGGGAAGAGAAAAGGTCATCCTCCGGGCCGCCCACTTCCTGGCCACCGACTGGGAGTTCAGAATGATCTACCGGTTCAACCGTGACCTTTGGGGGATCGAGGAGACCCGGAGGGAGATAGAGAGCCGCGTGGAGGAGCATATCGACCTGGCGGGGGTCAGGGAGATCATGATACGGCGTGGCATGACCGACAAGGGCCTTTTCGCCTTCATCGACCTCTGCGGGCAGCTTCGGTTCCAGGTCCGGTGGGCGCAGCTCCCCAGGGTGCCCGCCACGTCGGTGCTGGAACACCTGCTAGTGGTGGCCTCCCTCTCCTACTTCGCCTCCCTTGAAAGGGGTTCCTCACCCAGGAGGCTCCGCAACGCCTTTTATGGCGGGCTCTTCCATGACCTCCCGGAGGTGCTCACCCGCGACATAATTTCGCCGGTCAAGCGGTCCGTCGAGGGCATCGAGGAACTGATAAAGGAGTACGAGAAGGAATCCATGGAGACCAGGCTCCTGCCTCTCCTGCCGGAGGGATGGAGGCGGGAGATACGCTACCTGACGGAGGAGGAGTTCTCCAACAAGGTCAGGGACCCTTCGGATGGCGGGGTCCACATCGGCCTGGGGTCTTCGGAGATGGATTTTCTCTACGACACCGATGAATGGGATCCCTTCGACGGATCCCTCATCGAGGCCTGCGACAAGCTGGCCGCCATGGTCGAGGCCGCCGTCTCCATCCGCAACGGGGTCCGGCCCCCGACCCTCGAGAAGG